One segment of Paenibacillus rhizovicinus DNA contains the following:
- a CDS encoding response regulator transcription factor, with translation MYKLLIIEDDVMMSDMLSMYMSGEGYEIKQAENGELGLKLLEQFKPDLVLLDLMLPDWDGIELCIRMRQQSPVPIMIVSMKSEVSERVQALRAGADDYLCKPFSMHELSARVEALIRRSRLMQTAVSESRSMEAAEAIAEKEIKLDSERRLLLVRGNFVETTFSEFEIMKLFLTHPGKVFSREDLINAIRGFDSFVTDRAIDVHIVNLRRKVEKNPKEPHFIRTVWGVGYKYVMEAESATH, from the coding sequence ATGTACAAACTCTTGATTATCGAAGATGACGTGATGATGAGCGACATGCTGTCCATGTACATGTCCGGCGAGGGATACGAAATCAAACAGGCGGAAAACGGCGAGCTAGGGCTGAAGCTGCTGGAACAGTTTAAGCCGGATCTTGTATTGCTGGATCTCATGCTTCCAGATTGGGATGGCATTGAACTGTGCATCCGGATGCGTCAGCAATCCCCCGTACCGATTATGATCGTCTCCATGAAGTCGGAAGTTTCCGAGCGGGTACAAGCACTTCGCGCCGGAGCGGATGATTACTTATGCAAGCCGTTCAGCATGCATGAGCTCAGCGCCCGGGTGGAAGCACTTATCCGCAGATCGCGTTTGATGCAGACCGCCGTGTCGGAGAGCCGCTCGATGGAGGCGGCTGAAGCGATAGCCGAGAAAGAGATCAAGCTGGATTCCGAGCGCAGGCTGCTGCTCGTTCGGGGCAATTTCGTCGAGACGACGTTCTCGGAGTTCGAAATCATGAAACTCTTCTTGACCCATCCCGGTAAAGTGTTTAGCCGCGAGGATTTGATTAATGCGATTCGCGGTTTTGATTCCTTCGTTACCGACCGTGCGATCGACGTGCACATCGTGAACCTGCGCCGCAAGGTGGAGAAGAATCCGAAGGAACCGCATTTTATCCGTACCGTGTGGGGCGTCGGCTACAAGTATGTTATGGAGGCCGAATCGGCAACGCATTAA
- a CDS encoding response regulator, producing the protein MGQWSLRTKVLVLILSLTAGVLSIVGYGNYSAAKHTIVEALVDKAGTQVQNAADNLSSWVDTRLAEAEVMSRTDQVRFGSDTVRLQYFRNEIGRSGSPFKTLGFADPAGRLVLDDGDIVDISAEPSFSAVMQGKVMVTDPFVRGQSGTRMFVIQVPVYGSGNEIVGVVDAAMSADRLYNEQLHVRVGRADETFMYNNEGTIIEAPSDSDLLNAPHSIASPDLPFQPAAKQMLSMLNGSAKLSGKSGDSFLFYAKVERTTWYMALDVPLHEIEAPLSEIKWRSILTIALAEAILTLLLILFSHPIISRLKRILSVTEAAAAGRFDVSNIVDEGGDELSQLSNSVNQMKHHLSGMFGQMDAMINQNQFAFIVLDNQYRVTYFSKAAERMLGYKAEEVIQHATGLLFIDPMDIAMEAARLSRTYGRPVPADITVFEMLRAEQFTYEREWNYIRKDGTRFPVAHSSNGMLDREGRFIGVAGIARDITQQKQAEQIRSQQLKVLGAAKDLIATFDEEGKLLYINEAGKTLLGMRDSATSVEDVPKRTIEELLEGIEDARAVGYRENEALLRSLQGEFIPVSKILVLHRDDDTGESFYSCIARDISEAKRVQFELEQAKREAESANVAKSHFLAQISHEIRTPLAGIIGLTGLMQKTELMPLQLDYLQKTRDSSQALLAIINDILDFSKAEAGRIELNEMPFDPYSLIQKLNEMLSVFVGGKEQFQFITETPLMLPESLIGDWLRIEQILLNLCINAIKFTERGFVRLRLEVLSGGETEGSHARIAFTVEDTGIGMTEDQLSKLFKPFVQANAQTNRKYGGTGLGLVIVKRLVELMGGTIQVRSEIGKGSTFSFALDLAVAEPPLMDRFFIQAGKDCSIWVVEDHQYLSERLCTALEESGLMPIPLWSWKSAHERLARSGIGVLPFAVLLDFEMPDMYAEETWHAMHETAKEAGIKTIALTTAYGREELLKLPEENRPDAILVKPTTRISLYQALLTLFDRTAERPAEGMEETAAAASVPEPLAGTILLAEDNDINQLVAVEQLREWGCKVDVAETGNEVLDRLTTKRYDLILMDIHMPEMDGDEAARIIRLDSKYDRMPIVALTANIMQEDHDRYMQLGMNDVLTKPIDPAKLMQVIAKWLRYGKELRVEPAKGKTGDAAKAKPKERDSLSAVYVPVSDAGEEWLERGIEGLRLQEALQRVNGKRDILTHMLKLFLKDYRTFEERLYETVDAGDYATARRMAHTLKGVAGNLSADELSASAHRLELQLKAAGDGQPAPELETAASEANAVLQNLLEELTIIMPDFDNIS; encoded by the coding sequence TTGGGACAATGGTCACTTCGGACAAAAGTATTGGTTCTTATTCTCTCTCTTACCGCAGGCGTGCTGTCCATTGTCGGTTACGGCAATTATTCGGCGGCCAAGCATACGATCGTGGAAGCGCTGGTCGACAAGGCCGGCACGCAAGTACAGAACGCGGCGGACAATCTCTCGTCATGGGTCGATACCCGTCTTGCGGAGGCGGAGGTCATGAGCCGCACCGACCAGGTACGGTTCGGTTCCGACACGGTTCGGCTTCAGTATTTCCGTAACGAAATCGGACGCTCCGGTTCTCCCTTCAAGACGCTCGGATTTGCGGATCCTGCGGGACGCCTCGTACTGGACGACGGGGATATCGTCGACATTTCCGCCGAACCTTCGTTCTCTGCCGTCATGCAAGGCAAGGTCATGGTCACGGATCCCTTCGTCCGCGGGCAGAGCGGCACGAGGATGTTCGTGATTCAGGTTCCCGTCTACGGCAGCGGCAACGAGATCGTCGGCGTGGTGGACGCCGCCATGTCCGCGGACCGGCTTTACAACGAGCAGCTCCACGTTCGCGTCGGCCGAGCCGATGAGACGTTTATGTACAACAACGAAGGGACGATCATCGAGGCGCCGTCGGACAGCGATTTGCTGAACGCGCCGCATTCGATCGCATCCCCGGATTTGCCGTTTCAACCGGCGGCGAAGCAGATGTTGTCGATGCTGAACGGCTCTGCCAAGCTAAGCGGGAAATCCGGCGATTCCTTCCTCTTCTATGCCAAAGTCGAACGAACGACATGGTATATGGCCTTGGACGTGCCGCTGCATGAAATCGAAGCGCCGCTATCGGAAATCAAATGGCGCTCCATCCTAACGATCGCCCTCGCTGAAGCCATTCTCACTCTTCTGTTAATTCTGTTCTCGCATCCTATCATTTCACGCCTTAAACGCATTCTAAGCGTGACGGAAGCGGCTGCGGCCGGCCGATTCGACGTGAGTAATATCGTGGACGAAGGCGGAGACGAGCTGTCGCAGCTGTCGAATTCCGTCAATCAGATGAAGCATCATCTAAGTGGCATGTTCGGCCAGATGGACGCCATGATCAATCAAAACCAATTTGCGTTTATCGTGCTCGATAACCAGTATCGCGTTACGTATTTCAGCAAAGCCGCCGAACGGATGCTGGGTTATAAAGCCGAGGAAGTCATTCAGCATGCCACGGGCCTCTTGTTCATCGACCCGATGGACATTGCCATGGAAGCGGCTCGTCTCAGCCGAACTTACGGCCGGCCGGTTCCCGCGGATATTACGGTGTTCGAGATGCTGCGCGCCGAGCAATTCACGTACGAGAGGGAATGGAACTACATCCGGAAGGACGGTACGCGGTTCCCCGTCGCTCACAGTTCGAACGGCATGCTGGATCGGGAAGGACGCTTCATTGGCGTTGCGGGCATCGCGCGCGATATTACGCAGCAGAAGCAGGCGGAGCAGATTCGCAGCCAGCAGTTGAAAGTACTGGGCGCTGCCAAGGATTTGATTGCCACGTTTGACGAGGAAGGCAAGCTGCTCTACATTAACGAAGCGGGGAAGACGCTTCTTGGCATGCGCGACTCCGCGACGAGCGTGGAAGATGTGCCGAAGCGTACGATCGAAGAGCTGCTCGAAGGCATCGAGGACGCGCGTGCGGTCGGTTACCGGGAGAATGAAGCGCTGCTCCGTTCGCTCCAAGGCGAATTTATCCCCGTTTCCAAAATTCTCGTGCTTCACCGGGATGACGATACCGGGGAATCGTTCTACTCCTGCATCGCCAGGGATATCTCCGAAGCGAAGCGCGTGCAATTCGAGCTGGAGCAAGCCAAGCGGGAGGCGGAAAGCGCGAATGTCGCCAAAAGCCATTTCCTGGCTCAGATCAGCCATGAGATTCGGACGCCGCTTGCCGGCATCATCGGCTTAACGGGACTCATGCAGAAGACGGAGCTTATGCCGCTGCAGCTCGATTATTTGCAGAAAACGCGGGATTCGTCTCAAGCGCTGCTCGCGATCATCAACGATATTCTGGATTTCTCCAAAGCCGAAGCGGGCCGAATCGAGCTGAACGAGATGCCGTTCGATCCGTACAGTCTCATTCAGAAGCTGAACGAAATGCTGAGCGTCTTCGTCGGCGGCAAAGAGCAGTTCCAATTCATTACGGAGACGCCGCTTATGCTGCCTGAATCGTTGATCGGCGATTGGCTGCGCATCGAGCAAATTCTGCTCAATCTTTGCATCAATGCCATCAAGTTTACGGAGCGCGGATTCGTGCGGCTGCGACTGGAAGTGCTGAGCGGCGGGGAGACGGAGGGCAGCCATGCCCGCATTGCGTTCACCGTGGAGGATACCGGCATCGGCATGACGGAGGATCAGCTCAGCAAGCTGTTCAAACCGTTCGTGCAGGCGAACGCGCAGACGAACCGCAAATACGGCGGGACAGGCCTCGGCCTCGTCATCGTCAAGCGGCTGGTGGAGCTGATGGGAGGCACGATTCAGGTGAGAAGCGAGATCGGCAAAGGCAGCACGTTTTCCTTCGCGCTCGATTTGGCCGTCGCCGAGCCGCCGCTGATGGACCGGTTCTTCATTCAGGCTGGCAAGGACTGTTCGATCTGGGTCGTGGAGGATCACCAGTACTTGAGCGAGCGGCTCTGCACGGCGCTTGAGGAGAGCGGACTCATGCCGATCCCGCTGTGGTCGTGGAAGTCTGCCCACGAGCGGCTCGCCCGATCCGGAATAGGCGTCCTGCCGTTTGCGGTGCTGCTAGATTTCGAAATGCCGGACATGTATGCCGAGGAGACCTGGCATGCCATGCACGAAACGGCCAAGGAGGCGGGCATCAAGACGATCGCGCTGACGACGGCTTATGGCCGTGAAGAGCTGTTGAAACTGCCGGAGGAGAATCGGCCGGACGCCATCCTGGTCAAGCCGACCACGCGCATCAGCTTGTATCAGGCGCTGCTGACGTTGTTCGATCGGACGGCGGAGAGGCCCGCCGAAGGCATGGAGGAGACGGCTGCCGCCGCATCCGTGCCGGAGCCGCTGGCCGGAACGATTTTGCTTGCCGAAGACAATGACATCAATCAGCTCGTGGCCGTCGAACAGCTTCGGGAATGGGGATGCAAAGTCGATGTCGCCGAAACCGGGAACGAAGTGCTGGATAGACTGACGACCAAACGATACGATCTGATCCTGATGGACATTCATATGCCGGAAATGGACGGCGACGAGGCGGCCCGCATCATTCGCCTGGATTCCAAATACGACCGCATGCCGATCGTCGCGCTGACGGCGAATATTATGCAAGAGGATCATGACCGCTATATGCAGCTTGGGATGAACGACGTGCTGACGAAGCCGATCGACCCTGCGAAGCTGATGCAAGTCATCGCCAAATGGCTTCGCTACGGCAAGGAGCTGCGCGTTGAACCTGCCAAGGGCAAAACAGGAGATGCGGCGAAGGCCAAACCGAAGGAGCGCGATTCGCTGAGCGCCGTCTACGTGCCGGTATCGGATGCGGGCGAGGAATGGCTTGAACGCGGCATAGAGGGCCTGCGTCTGCAGGAAGCGTTGCAGCGGGTGAACGGCAAGCGGGATATACTGACGCATATGCTGAAGCTGTTCCTGAAAGATTACCGAACGTTCGAGGAGCGCCTGTACGAGACCGTGGATGCCGGCGATTACGCCACTGCCCGTCGGATGGCGCATACGTTGAAAGGCGTAGCCGGTAATTTGTCCGCTGACGAATTGTCTGCGTCGGCACATCGGCTGGAGCTGCAGCTGAAGGCTGCCGGGGATGGACAGCCCGCGCCGGAGCTGGAAACGGCCGCGTCCGAAGCGAACGCGGTACTGCAGAATCTACTGGAAGAATTGACAATTATTATGCCAGATTTCGACAATATTTCCTAA
- a CDS encoding helix-turn-helix domain-containing protein, with translation MLSTVVFQNLKTPLAVVVVDHDDDCHFNVANKAFSRLVGCSGDVLEGLPPERLFSEWDRSRMLSLAQHETCLLQHLAGDDPLRLLLTCEALTETEQNAFLLTAEDISAKSWIDGMRESQKVLLGGILNDKFIVERFFKYYPTPVFDNHRFPESELLNEYLDDDERERLLTVLKQTAQQRQKHHIVVRTKEFTDSAQLDLHIAYHPFYHMDGGLKNIAFIVSDIRSIAPDASDTVDSSVTLKVLMARNYMSAQQLSAVTGISMQTISKLRNGKINKPQRQTALLIAQALKVSPQVIWP, from the coding sequence ATGCTTTCTACCGTTGTTTTTCAGAATCTCAAAACGCCGCTCGCCGTCGTCGTTGTCGACCATGACGACGATTGCCACTTTAATGTCGCGAACAAAGCTTTCTCCCGTCTGGTCGGCTGCTCCGGAGATGTGCTGGAAGGTCTGCCGCCGGAACGCTTATTCTCGGAATGGGACCGAAGCAGGATGCTCTCGCTCGCTCAGCACGAAACCTGCCTGCTGCAGCATTTGGCCGGCGATGACCCGCTCCGTCTGCTATTGACCTGCGAGGCCCTCACCGAAACAGAGCAGAACGCCTTCCTGCTGACTGCCGAAGACATCAGCGCCAAATCCTGGATAGACGGCATGCGGGAATCTCAAAAGGTGCTCCTGGGCGGCATTCTTAACGACAAGTTCATTGTCGAACGTTTCTTCAAGTACTACCCGACGCCTGTTTTCGACAATCATCGGTTTCCCGAAAGCGAACTTCTGAACGAATACTTGGATGACGATGAACGAGAGCGTCTGCTCACCGTGCTCAAACAGACCGCCCAGCAGCGCCAAAAGCATCATATCGTTGTCCGGACCAAGGAATTTACCGATTCCGCGCAGTTGGACCTGCACATCGCGTATCATCCGTTCTATCACATGGACGGGGGACTGAAGAACATCGCTTTCATCGTATCGGACATTCGATCCATTGCCCCGGATGCATCCGATACCGTCGACTCATCCGTCACGTTGAAAGTACTCATGGCCCGCAATTATATGTCCGCCCAGCAGTTGTCCGCCGTAACCGGAATCTCCATGCAAACCATTTCCAAGCTGCGCAATGGGAAAATCAACAAGCCCCAGCGTCAGACGGCGCTGCTCATCGCGCAAGCGTTAAAAGTTTCGCCGCAGGTTATTTGGCCATAA
- a CDS encoding HD-GYP domain-containing protein, with amino-acid sequence MQGRRRAVIGPLLAAILPIVLFEWFRSHQEADMTMKMPHGHFIIVTIVAALATLVAVAVGIAGQRLRNIKVGFLSLAYLSLAGVFLLHGLTTPGFVTHYGDLPAMFAQLSVLLAALWLALSSLSTDHWLVRQIARRRQWLLPVWLMTLLLLGMLTMLVPDMIGDIPLATNPNKWLAAGITLAACAWTFYRYWRSYLSAGFPLQKAIVYSVSLIIAAQYIIVEGKTWQLSWWIYHLLLLGSILVMVAGLLRQYFSQGSFSSSLRVLFQSDPRAWLEACKTPSVKALIMATEARDAYTAGHNNRVALYALRLGEEMELSKDKLRAIAQGGVVHDVGKLRVPDAILNKAGKLTQEERRVIEQHPVSGYDMCKQLGFLGDELAVIRSHHEKWDGTGYPDRLRGDDIPLLARITAVADVYDALTSSRSYRQAMSHEEAMAIIVAGSGVHFCPTCVKAWQHLASVDAGFIGEIAASSRTLRLVHQAMQERA; translated from the coding sequence ATGCAGGGACGTCGCAGAGCCGTTATCGGACCGTTATTGGCCGCTATTCTTCCGATCGTATTATTTGAATGGTTTCGTTCGCATCAAGAAGCTGACATGACGATGAAAATGCCGCATGGCCATTTCATAATCGTTACGATCGTGGCGGCGCTGGCCACGCTGGTTGCGGTTGCCGTCGGCATAGCAGGACAGCGGCTTCGCAACATAAAGGTCGGTTTCCTGTCGCTGGCGTACTTGTCGCTGGCTGGCGTTTTTCTCCTTCATGGGCTGACGACGCCGGGGTTTGTGACCCATTACGGCGATTTGCCCGCGATGTTCGCCCAGCTCAGCGTATTGCTGGCTGCCTTATGGCTCGCGTTATCGTCCTTATCGACGGATCATTGGCTTGTTCGGCAGATCGCCAGAAGGCGGCAGTGGCTTCTCCCCGTATGGCTGATGACGCTGCTGCTGCTCGGGATGCTTACGATGCTGGTTCCGGACATGATAGGCGATATCCCGCTGGCGACCAATCCGAACAAATGGCTGGCGGCCGGCATAACATTGGCTGCCTGCGCATGGACCTTCTACCGATACTGGCGTTCTTATCTGTCCGCGGGATTTCCGCTGCAGAAAGCGATCGTATACAGCGTAAGCTTGATTATCGCCGCGCAGTATATCATCGTCGAAGGCAAGACGTGGCAGCTGAGCTGGTGGATATACCATCTGCTGCTGCTGGGCTCCATACTGGTGATGGTCGCCGGCTTGCTTCGGCAGTACTTCTCCCAAGGCTCGTTCAGCTCGTCGCTGCGCGTGCTGTTCCAATCCGATCCTCGCGCCTGGCTGGAGGCCTGCAAGACACCTAGCGTGAAAGCCCTCATTATGGCGACGGAAGCCAGGGATGCCTACACCGCGGGGCATAACAATCGCGTGGCGCTCTACGCGCTCCGGCTCGGCGAGGAGATGGAACTTTCCAAGGACAAGCTTCGCGCCATCGCCCAGGGCGGTGTCGTCCATGACGTCGGCAAGCTGAGGGTACCGGATGCGATTCTGAATAAAGCCGGCAAGCTGACGCAGGAAGAGCGCCGCGTCATCGAGCAGCATCCCGTTTCGGGGTACGACATGTGCAAACAGCTCGGATTTCTTGGCGATGAGCTTGCTGTTATTCGGTCTCATCATGAGAAGTGGGACGGCACGGGTTATCCCGACCGGCTGCGCGGAGACGACATCCCTCTGCTCGCGCGCATTACGGCCGTCGCGGACGTTTACGATGCGCTGACCTCGTCACGATCCTATCGGCAGGCGATGTCGCACGAAGAAGCGATGGCCATCATCGTGGCAGGCAGCGGTGTCCATTTCTGTCCGACCTGCGTCAAAGCGTGGCAGCACTTGGCATCCGTGGACGCCGGCTTTATCGGCGAAATCGCCGCAAGCAGCAGGACGCTGCGGCTCGTGCATCAAGCGATGCAGGAACGCGCCTGA
- a CDS encoding multicopper oxidase family protein produces the protein MVESPDVSLLPCTLHNGVKCFELIAQPVQQELLPGLFMQGYGYNGSIPGPTIVVEPGDQVRIRVTNLLPEATCVHWHGLDVPNTMDGVPDIEPTPLIRPGYYVDYEFRIVNQPGTHMYHSHHETIRQEMMGMGGLFIIWDRYERGISRDFAYMLQEFAVTGLPKGKLGPGTYAIDPLSDGFNFFTMNGRCFPNTSPLQARRGEVLRIRMANLGMQGHPMHLHGVQMLETACDGNEIPPWNQLRRSTVLVSPGETRDVRFLAWNPGNWPFHCHIPHHNANNFTLPTGGMFTTIQVG, from the coding sequence ATGGTGGAATCTCCGGATGTGTCGCTTTTGCCTTGTACGCTTCATAACGGCGTGAAATGCTTCGAATTGATTGCCCAGCCCGTGCAGCAGGAATTGCTCCCGGGCTTATTCATGCAAGGGTACGGATACAACGGTTCGATTCCGGGACCGACCATCGTCGTGGAGCCCGGAGACCAGGTGCGAATTCGCGTCACCAACCTGCTGCCGGAGGCGACCTGCGTGCACTGGCATGGCCTTGACGTGCCGAATACGATGGACGGCGTTCCGGACATCGAGCCGACTCCGCTCATTCGGCCGGGTTACTACGTCGATTACGAATTCCGTATCGTCAATCAACCAGGCACCCATATGTATCACAGCCATCATGAAACGATCCGCCAAGAGATGATGGGAATGGGCGGACTGTTCATTATTTGGGACCGTTACGAACGGGGGATTTCGCGGGATTTTGCTTATATGCTGCAGGAGTTTGCGGTGACCGGCCTGCCGAAAGGCAAGCTGGGACCGGGCACGTACGCGATCGATCCGTTGTCGGACGGCTTCAATTTTTTCACCATGAACGGGCGCTGCTTCCCGAATACGTCACCGCTTCAAGCGAGGCGCGGGGAGGTGTTGCGGATTCGAATGGCGAATCTTGGTATGCAAGGGCATCCCATGCATCTGCACGGCGTGCAGATGCTCGAAACCGCATGCGACGGCAACGAGATTCCGCCGTGGAATCAGCTTCGCCGAAGCACGGTGCTCGTGTCTCCGGGCGAAACGCGTGACGTGCGGTTTCTGGCGTGGAATCCGGGAAACTGGCCCTTTCACTGCCATATCCCCCATCATAATGCGAACAACTTCACGTTGCCGACAGGGGGCATGTTTACGACAATTCAAGTCGGCTAG